A DNA window from Equus quagga isolate Etosha38 chromosome 21, UCLA_HA_Equagga_1.0, whole genome shotgun sequence contains the following coding sequences:
- the LOC124231356 gene encoding keratin-associated protein 11-1-like has protein sequence MSYNCSTRHCSSRPIGGRCTVPVAQVAVPSTHDTDCLSGIYLPSSFQTGSWLLDHCQETCCEPPVCQPSCYQQTSCVSRPGQVTCSRQTTCVSNPCSTTCRQPLTFISSGCQPLGSISTVCQPVGGVSTVCQPACGVSRTYQQSCVSSCRRIC, from the coding sequence ATGTCCTACAACTGCTCCACAAGGCACTGCTCTTCCAGGCCAATTGGAGGACGATGCACGGTCCCAGTGGCCCAAGTTGCCGTACCTTCTACCCATGATACCGACTGCCTGAGTGGCATCTACTTGCCCAGTTCCTTCCAAactggctcctggctcctggacCACTGTCAGGAGACTTGTTGTGAGCCCCCTGTTTGCCAGCCAAGCTGTTACCAGCAAACGTCCTGCGTCTCTAGACCGGGCCAGGTGACCTGCTCTCGACAAACGACCTGTGTCTCTAATCCTTGCTCAACTACCTGCAGGCAGCCACTTACTTTCATCTCTAGTGGCTGTCAGCCTCTGGGCAGCATCTCTACTGTGTGCCAACCAGTGGGAGGAGTCTCCACTGTCTGCCAACCAGCCTGCGGGGTCTCCAGGACGTACCAGCAGTCCTGTGTGTCCAGCTGCCGAAGAATTTGCTAG